From a single Miscanthus floridulus cultivar M001 chromosome 8, ASM1932011v1, whole genome shotgun sequence genomic region:
- the LOC136471292 gene encoding AP-3 complex subunit sigma-like isoform X2 has protein sequence MIQAVMVISTQAKPRLLKFYNFQAPEKHQDLVRSVFQLLSASPDSVSNFVKGTKMVYKHLATLYFVFVFDSSENELAMLDLIQVFVEILDRCFRNVCELDIVFNFNKLHTILDEMILGGQVIETSSEQVVKSVEEIERLEKQSSTTSFIPKSITERFTR, from the exons ATGATCCAGGCGGTGATGGTGATCAGCACCCAGGCCAAGCCCCGCCTCCTCAAGTTCTACAATTTCCAG GCACCCGAGAAGCATCAGGACCTCGTCCGCAGTGTCTTCCAAT TACTCTCTGCAAGTCCCGACAGCGTGAGCAATTTTGTCAAG GGAACAAAAATGGTCTACAAGCATTTGGCCACGCTATATTTTGTTTTTGTCTTTGATAGCTCTGAGAATGAGCTTGCCATGCTCGATCTCATACAAG TTTTTGTTGAAATATTGGACAGATGCTTCAGGAATGTATGTGAGCTTGACATTGTATTTAACTTCAACAAG CTGCACACGATTTTGGATGAGATGATACTGGGGGGACAGGTCATCGAAACGAGTTCAGAACAAGTAGTGAAATCTGTGGAAGAGATTGAAAG ACTGGAGAAACAATCGAGCACAACCAGCTTCATACCCAAGTCGATTACAGAGCGTTTTACCCGTTAA
- the LOC136471292 gene encoding AP-3 complex subunit sigma-like isoform X1, with translation MIQAVMVISTQAKPRLLKFYNFQAPEKHQDLVRSVFQLLSASPDSVSNFVKVDTIFGPGTKMVYKHLATLYFVFVFDSSENELAMLDLIQVFVEILDRCFRNVCELDIVFNFNKLHTILDEMILGGQVIETSSEQVVKSVEEIERLEKQSSTTSFIPKSITERFTR, from the exons ATGATCCAGGCGGTGATGGTGATCAGCACCCAGGCCAAGCCCCGCCTCCTCAAGTTCTACAATTTCCAG GCACCCGAGAAGCATCAGGACCTCGTCCGCAGTGTCTTCCAAT TACTCTCTGCAAGTCCCGACAGCGTGAGCAATTTTGTCAAGGTGGACACCATCTTTGGCCCG GGAACAAAAATGGTCTACAAGCATTTGGCCACGCTATATTTTGTTTTTGTCTTTGATAGCTCTGAGAATGAGCTTGCCATGCTCGATCTCATACAAG TTTTTGTTGAAATATTGGACAGATGCTTCAGGAATGTATGTGAGCTTGACATTGTATTTAACTTCAACAAG CTGCACACGATTTTGGATGAGATGATACTGGGGGGACAGGTCATCGAAACGAGTTCAGAACAAGTAGTGAAATCTGTGGAAGAGATTGAAAG ACTGGAGAAACAATCGAGCACAACCAGCTTCATACCCAAGTCGATTACAGAGCGTTTTACCCGTTAA
- the LOC136471294 gene encoding uncharacterized protein — protein sequence MSDPGGCTLRRLPTAAEVVGRLKDDGDFDALRRAIVRKVKDNEVLRNKIISEVKQSVVLQEDGSERMKLKDLSDAIFQDIGGKIMGQISDEVWNVIKSNETDIQGTVKAVYNRILNPEKVPEPSTKKLKRKGKEEQVLPTKTATTVAVEVEDDDPEEPPGFGFSNTQRNDIGATKPPMNLENGNEAKPNGGEPAAISNPGDEEDDPEVPPGFG from the exons ATGAGCGATCCTGGCGGCTGCACCTTGCGGCGGCTGCCGACGGCAGCGGAGGTGGTGGGGCGGCTCAAGGATGATGGCGACTTCGATGCTCTCCGCCGCGCCATCGTTCGGAAGGTCAAGGACAAC GAGGTATTACGGAACAAAATCATCTCAGAGGTAAAGCAGTCAGTGGTTCTACAAGAGGATGGATCTGAGAGGATGAAATTAAAAGACCTATCTGATGCAATTTTTCAAGATATTGG GGGCAAAATAATGGGTCAAATATCAGATGAGGTATGGAATGTCATCAAGTCAAATGAAACTGATATACAGGGAACTGTGAAAGCCGTCTACAATAGGATACTGAACCCTGAAAAGGTCCCTGAGCCTTCTACCAAGAAGCTGAAGCGGAAAGGCAAAGAGGAACAAGTTTTGCCAACAAAAACAGCAACTACCGTTGCAGTCGAGGTGGAAGATGATGATCCGGAGGAACCACCGGGATTTGGTTTCAGCAATACTCAGCGTAATGATATAGGAGCAACAAAGCCACCGATGAATTTGGAAAATGGTAATGAAGCGAAACCAAATGGAGGTGAGCCAGCTGCTATCAGCAATCCAGGGGATGAGGAGGATGATCCTGAAGTGCCCCCTGGATTTGGTTAA
- the LOC136471293 gene encoding uncharacterized protein — translation MESPSPLPSPSSLSALRHRLRATVCCCFGQGGLGERMRWRCRSGVGEFRYDLLSYALNFDEGDLEEEEEEEQGVHARRGDGLLYHSFSSRLSTPAAVVEVA, via the coding sequence ATGgagtcgccgtcgccgttgccgtcgccgtcgtcgctgAGCGCGCTGCGGCACAGGCTGAGGGCCACCGTGTGCTGCTGCTTCGGCCAGGGCGGCCTGGGCGAGCGGATGCGGTGGCGCTGCCGCTCGGGCGTCGGGGAGTTCCGGTACGACCTGCTCAGCTACGCGCTCAACTTCGACGAGGGCGACctcgaggaagaggaggaggaggaacagGGAGTCCACGCCCGCCGCGGCGACGGCCTGCTCTACCACAGCTTCTCGTCGCGGCTGTCGACGCCGGCGGCGGTCGTCGAGGTCGCGTAG